A single window of Vicia villosa cultivar HV-30 ecotype Madison, WI unplaced genomic scaffold, Vvil1.0 ctg.000195F_1_1_1, whole genome shotgun sequence DNA harbors:
- the LOC131625218 gene encoding cyclin-dependent kinase G-2-like: protein MAAGRQSVLGKRESYKHDSVKEFVYCKYDDSSAKEEREEGEILVDGDEVLPPSEKRRKFSPIVWDLAEKKAKISSKDGVKHVAESLSRSPVDEQSPEGKGVLSESSLNSSCVVDESEMQGWNITKSKWASDDLSPMGEDDKYKQDKRSSSLEVGGSSGSTITGSDIDDEVSDSPSDSFENSDMMHVQRGFNMCQSCRTVSEFEMIKKINEGTYGVVYKAKDKMTGEVVALKKVKMEKEREGFPLSALREMNILLSLDHPSIVDVKEVVVDDDDRDDGTYMVMEHMQYDLKQLMEARNQPFSLGEIKSFMKQLLEGVKYLHDNWILHRDLKTSNILMNKEGHLKICDFGMSRQYGSPLKQYTSLVVTLWYRAPELLLGAKKYSKAIDMWSLGCIMAELFSREPLFRGKTEIEQLDKIFRTLGTPDEKIWPGFSKLPGSKANFVKQRCSMLRMKFPAASFTGLPVLSESGFDLLSKLLAYDPDKRISAEAALQHDWFQ, encoded by the exons ATGGCGGCAGGACGTCAAAGTGTTTTGGGGAAGAGGGAATCTTACAAGCATGATTCTGTCAAGGAATTTGTGTATTGTAAGTATGATGATTCTTCTGcaaaagaagagagagaagaagGTGAGATTCTTGTTGATGGGGATGAAGTTTTACCACCGTCAGAAAAGAGGAGAAAATTCTCGCCCATCGTTTGGGATCTGGCAGAGAAGAAGGCGAAAATCTCTTCCAAAGATGGGGTCAAGCATGTTGCTGAGTCTCTATCTAGATCACCTGTTGATGAACAAAGTCCTGAAGGTAAAGGTGTTTTGAGTGAGTCTTCGCTGAATTCCTCTTGTGTTGTTGATGAAAGTGAGATGCAGGGATGGAACATCACAAAGTCTAAATGGGCTTCTGATGATCTATCACCTATGGGTGAAGATGATAAATACAAGCAAGATAAAAGAAGTTCAAGTTTAGAAGTTGGTGGTTCTTCGGGTAGCACAATCACTGGATCTGATATTGATGATGAGGTTAGTGATTCTCCGTCGGATTCCTTTGAAAATAGTGATATGATGCATGTGCAGAGAGGGTTTAATATGTGTCAGAGTTGCAGAACTGTGTCCGAGTTTGAAATGATTAAGAAAATAAACGAAGGAACTTATGGTGTTGTCTATAAAGCTAAGGATAAGATGACTGGAGAAGTTGTAGCATTAAAGAAGGTGAAGATGGAGAAGGAAAGAGAAGGCTTTCCATTGTCAGCCTTGAGAGAAATGAATATTCTTTTGTCTTTAGATCATCCATCTATTGTTGATGTTAAAGAAGTAGTGGTGGATGATGATGATAGGGATGATGGTACTTATATGGTAATGGAGCATATGCAGTATGATCTCAAACAATTAATGGAGGCTAGGAACCAGCCTTTTAGTTTGGGTGAAATAAAATCTTTCATGAAGCAACTTCTTGAAGGTGTCAAGTATCTCCATGATAACTGGATTCTCCATAGAGATTTGAAGACATCTAACATTCTAATGAATAAAGAAGGGCATCTGAAAATATGTGACTTTGGAATGTCAAGGCAGTACGGGAGTCCGCTTAAGCAATATACTTCTCTTGTCGTTACATTATGGTACAG AGCCCCTGAACTTTTATTGGGCGCTAAAAAATACTCCAAAGCAATTGATATGTGGTCATTGGGCTGTATAATGGCTGAATTATTTTCCAGGGAGCCTCTTTTCAGGGGTAAAACTGAAATTGAACAACTTGATAAG ATTTTTCGAACCCTTGGTACACCCGATGAGAAGATATGGCCAGGATTTTCCAAATTGCCTGGATCTAAAGCAAATTTTGTCAAGCAACG GTGTAGTATGCTAAGGATGAAGTTTCCAGCTGCATCTTTCACTGGTTTGCCAGTTTTATCCGAGTCGGGATTTGACTTGTTGAGTAAGCTCCTAGCTTATGACCCTGACAAG AGAATATCTGCTGAGGCTGCTCTGCAACATGATTGGTTTCAATGA
- the LOC131625219 gene encoding adenylate kinase 4-like, with the protein MANATLEDVPSVDLMTELLRRLKCSSKPDKRLILVGPPGSGKGTQSPIIKDEYCLCHLATGDMLRAAVVAKTPLGIKAKEAMEKGELVSDDLVVGIIDEAIKKPSCQKGFILDGFPRTVVQAQKLDETLEKQGTKIDKVLNFAIDDAILEERITGRWIHPPSGRTYHTKFAPPKAPGVDDVTGQPLIQRKDDTAAVLKSRLEAFHKQTEPVIDYYSKKGIVASLHAEKPPKEVTVEVEKVLSQ; encoded by the exons ATGGCGAACGCTACCTTGGAAGATGTTCCCTCCGTCGATCTCATGACCGAGCTACTTCGTCGGCTCAAGTGTTCCTCCAAACCTGACAAGCGTCTTATTCTCGTTG GCCCACCTGGATCTGGAAAAGGCACCCAGTCGCCAATTATTAAGGATGAGTACTGCTTATGCCACTTAGCTACTGGTGATATGTTGAGAGCTGCTGTCGTAGCTAAGACCCCTCTTGGTATTAAGGCGAAAGAAGCTATGGAAAAG ggagaacttgtttctgatgacttgGTTGTTGGAATTATTGATGAAGCAATTAAGAAACCATCGTGTCAGAAAGGTTTCATTCTTGATGGTTTTCCAAGAACTGTGGTCCAAGCACAGAAG CTTGATGAGACGCTGGAAAAACAAGGTACCAAAATTGACAAAGTGCTCAATTTCGCAATTGATGACGCaatccttgaggaaagaattACTGGACGCTGGATACACCCTCCCAGTGGCAGAACCTACCATACAAAGTTTGCTCCTCCCAAGGCTCCTGGTGTTGATGAT GTTACTGGTCAACCTCTTATTCAGCGCAAGGATGACACTGCAGCTGTTCTTAAGTCAAGACTTGAGGCATTTCACAAGCAAACTGAACCG GTTATTGATTACTATTCAAAGAAGGGCATTGTTGCTAGTCTCCATGCTGAAAAGCCTCCCAAAGAGGTGACTGTTGAGGTCGAAAAAGTGCTCTCTCAATAG